A region from the Clostridium beijerinckii genome encodes:
- the flhA gene encoding flagellar biosynthesis protein FlhA, with product MEFGNKRLNVKDNLDVIVALGVIVIVLMIIIPLPKELIDLLLALNITLSIVIILITMFTTSVLQLSVFPTLLLVTTLFRLALNISSTRLILTEADAGTIITAFGNFVIRGNYVVGIVIFLIIVVIQFMVITNGAGRVAEVSARFTLDAMPGKQMSIDADLNSGMIDEAQAKKRRQDLQSEADFYGSMDGASKFVKGDAIAGIIITVINVIAGIIIGVLQKDMTAATAAQTYVILTVGDGLVSQVPALLISTASGILVTRSGSADNFGDTLSKQLTAFPVATGISSFLMLFLGLVPGMPKLPFFTASLATGGLTYLLYKEAAVKEAREIVSEEEEIIQSERKEPENVMNLISVESMEVEIGYGLIPLADEASGGDLLQRIASVRRQCAIEMGIVVQPIRIRDNLQLKTNEYIIKIRGTMVVSSELMPSMLLCMDPTGENSDIPGIKTIEPTFGLPAVWINKDQREEAEIKGLTVVDPTTVMVTHLTETIKSHSYELLGRQEVKLIVENAKEKYSAVVEELIPDLLSIGELQKVLQNLLKEKVPIKDIVTIMESLADNSRNTRDLEVLTEYVRFSLARTICNQVVDENKRITLVTLDPNIEDIIANNTQKSVQGSFPTVDPDTTTKILTGIKNTVESVYFYNNQPIILVSPNIRCVFRKLIEMVFPHIMVISLNEVPNDVQINSEGVVRI from the coding sequence TTGGAATTTGGTAATAAAAGGCTAAATGTAAAAGACAATTTAGACGTAATAGTGGCATTGGGCGTTATAGTAATAGTACTTATGATTATAATACCTTTACCTAAAGAACTAATAGATTTACTGTTAGCCTTAAATATAACACTTTCTATAGTTATAATTTTGATTACAATGTTTACAACCAGTGTATTACAACTTTCGGTCTTCCCTACATTGTTGCTGGTTACAACATTATTTAGACTAGCACTTAATATATCCTCTACAAGATTAATACTTACTGAGGCAGATGCAGGAACCATTATTACAGCCTTTGGTAATTTCGTTATACGTGGAAATTATGTAGTTGGTATAGTTATATTTTTAATTATAGTAGTAATACAATTTATGGTTATTACAAATGGTGCTGGAAGAGTTGCAGAAGTATCAGCTAGATTTACACTTGATGCTATGCCAGGTAAACAAATGAGTATTGATGCAGATTTAAATTCAGGAATGATTGATGAAGCTCAAGCTAAAAAAAGAAGACAAGACCTTCAATCAGAAGCGGATTTTTATGGATCTATGGATGGTGCATCTAAATTTGTTAAGGGTGATGCTATAGCAGGTATTATTATTACAGTTATAAATGTAATAGCTGGTATTATAATAGGTGTACTTCAAAAAGATATGACTGCAGCTACTGCAGCTCAAACTTATGTTATATTAACTGTTGGTGATGGTCTTGTAAGCCAAGTTCCAGCATTACTTATATCAACAGCATCAGGTATTTTAGTTACACGTTCAGGAAGTGCAGATAATTTTGGAGATACATTATCTAAACAATTAACAGCTTTTCCTGTTGCTACAGGAATTTCAAGTTTTTTAATGTTATTTTTAGGACTTGTACCGGGTATGCCTAAATTACCATTTTTTACAGCTTCTCTAGCTACTGGGGGATTAACTTATTTACTTTATAAAGAGGCAGCAGTTAAAGAAGCGAGGGAAATTGTATCGGAAGAAGAGGAAATTATTCAATCTGAACGTAAAGAACCAGAAAATGTTATGAATTTAATTTCTGTAGAATCAATGGAAGTTGAAATAGGATATGGTCTTATACCACTTGCAGATGAAGCATCAGGAGGAGATTTACTCCAAAGAATTGCATCAGTTCGAAGGCAGTGTGCTATAGAAATGGGAATTGTTGTTCAGCCTATAAGAATTAGAGATAACCTTCAACTTAAGACTAATGAATATATAATAAAAATAAGAGGTACAATGGTTGTTTCTTCAGAGTTAATGCCAAGTATGCTACTTTGCATGGATCCAACTGGAGAAAATTCAGATATACCAGGTATAAAGACAATTGAACCAACATTTGGGCTTCCAGCAGTTTGGATAAATAAGGACCAAAGAGAAGAAGCGGAAATTAAAGGTTTAACAGTAGTTGATCCAACAACTGTTATGGTAACTCATTTAACTGAAACTATAAAAAGTCATTCTTATGAATTGCTTGGAAGACAAGAAGTTAAGCTTATTGTTGAAAATGCAAAAGAAAAATATAGTGCAGTTGTTGAAGAGCTTATACCGGATTTGTTATCCATTGGTGAACTTCAAAAGGTATTACAAAATTTACTTAAAGAAAAGGTTCCAATTAAAGATATTGTTACTATAATGGAATCTTTAGCTGATAATTCTAGAAATACTAGAGATTTAGAGGTTTTAACTGAATATGTTAGATTCTCCTTAGCTAGAACTATTTGTAATCAGGTAGTTGATGAAAATAAGAGAATCACATTAGTAACTTTAGATCCTAATATAGAAGACATAATAGCGAATAATACCCAAAAATCTGTTCAAGGTTCTTTTCCAACAGTAGATCCAGATACAACTACTAAAATACTTACAGGTATAAAAAATACTGTAGAATCAGTTTATTTTTACAATAATCAACCAATTATATTAGTTTCTCCAAATATAAGATGTGTATTTAGAAAATTAATAGAAATGGTATTTCCTCATATTATGGTAATTTCTTTAAATGAAGTACCAAATGATGTTCAAATTAATAGTGAAGGAGTCGTAAGAATATAG
- a CDS encoding flagellar biosynthesis protein FlhF — MIIKKYLVKNMNEGLTRIRYELGKDAIIISQRKVRKSGIKGLFSKKVIEVTAAVENSSNQEKNNFNQDRNNFNQDKNYFDRDEEFKNSLQSIKKMMQDEMSVAREPLKLKEIEKSESLNSKIFEHNSNIEKEISKVNIEEEHKKIEDTNIEAIHKEVSELKNLFNKVIDGTPYKEKSTDYLKEKLKNLEIDEEFQDEIVKVVKENCNEINDETEALRDVFEKDILVSRQGLSGRVVLVGPTGVGKTTTIAKLAGRLALVEKKKVGLITVDTYRIGAVEQLKTYAEIMNIPFEVVITMKEMEEAIEKMKDCEIVLIDTTGRSSKNAMQISELRAFVQKANPNHVNMVISATTKNSDIKSILKGYAELEYDNIIITKLDETTVYGSLYNISKISNRPVNFITIGQNVPDDIKVPTKEEIASFILGEEILC; from the coding sequence ATGATTATAAAAAAATATCTTGTAAAAAACATGAACGAAGGTTTGACTCGCATTAGATATGAACTAGGAAAAGATGCTATTATAATAAGCCAAAGAAAAGTTAGAAAGTCAGGTATAAAAGGATTATTTTCAAAAAAAGTAATTGAGGTTACAGCAGCAGTTGAAAATTCATCTAATCAAGAAAAAAATAATTTTAATCAAGATAGAAATAATTTCAATCAAGATAAAAATTATTTTGACAGAGATGAAGAATTCAAGAATTCTTTGCAAAGTATTAAAAAAATGATGCAAGATGAGATGTCAGTTGCAAGAGAACCATTAAAATTGAAAGAAATTGAAAAGTCTGAATCATTAAATAGTAAAATATTTGAACATAATTCAAATATAGAAAAAGAGATTTCTAAAGTTAATATAGAAGAAGAACATAAAAAGATAGAAGATACCAATATAGAAGCTATACATAAAGAAGTTAGTGAATTAAAGAATTTATTTAACAAAGTAATAGATGGTACACCATACAAAGAAAAATCAACTGATTATTTAAAAGAGAAATTAAAGAATTTAGAGATTGACGAAGAATTTCAAGATGAAATTGTGAAAGTAGTAAAGGAAAATTGCAATGAAATTAATGATGAAACAGAAGCCTTAAGGGATGTTTTTGAAAAAGACATATTGGTATCTAGACAAGGTTTAAGTGGACGTGTTGTATTAGTAGGCCCAACTGGAGTTGGAAAAACTACTACCATAGCAAAACTTGCAGGAAGACTTGCTCTTGTTGAGAAAAAGAAAGTTGGATTAATAACAGTAGATACATATAGAATTGGAGCTGTAGAACAACTTAAAACTTATGCTGAAATAATGAATATTCCTTTTGAAGTTGTTATTACTATGAAAGAAATGGAAGAGGCTATTGAAAAGATGAAAGACTGTGAGATTGTACTTATAGATACTACAGGAAGAAGTAGTAAGAATGCAATGCAAATTTCAGAGCTTAGAGCTTTTGTTCAAAAGGCGAATCCCAATCATGTAAACATGGTAATAAGTGCTACTACGAAAAATAGTGATATAAAGAGTATATTAAAAGGTTATGCAGAACTTGAATATGATAATATTATTATTACAAAGCTCGATGAAACTACTGTATATGGATCTTTATATAATATATCAAAGATTTCTAATAGGCCAGTTAATTTTATAACTATAGGGCAAAATGTACCGGATGATATAAAGGTGCCTACAAAAGAAGAAATTGCAAGTTTCATCCTAGGGGAGGAAATACTATGCTAG